One Penicillium oxalicum strain HP7-1 chromosome III, whole genome shotgun sequence genomic region harbors:
- a CDS encoding Glutamate decarboxylase B, whose protein sequence is MTKTQNVSDHFHDASVPIDGMPRELIETSINKEVDADLPPSQNFGTFATTKFDPAISRLVLQSVSRNQACVEEYPSIARFQQRCVSILANMWNAPSADSAWGIATTGSSEAVLLAGLAFKHRWLLMHTHQPQTNMNVIIGDNAHLCVRKFADYFDVEARAVPVNEQSGFVFDVDQLRDKLDRNTIGVFLTLGSTYTGHFDPVERVCKILDEFELQTGHNIPVHVDAASGGFIAPFTSGNERFLWDFRLRRVASINTSGHKFGLTPLCVGWLLWRDKSHIPKSLLRESSYLRGTQTAFTLSFSRSAMPITAQYFNFYSKGMNGYRAHVNDSLIKAQVLSERLESTGYFTCLSDIHRKARRSKTMCDSHARESDSFNPGLPIVVFRLLPDVKKRHADLTLSVISDVLYDMNISIPSFTLSGWGFNGEDIEVMRIVVREESTADEMANILRHLLDAVKRLASKDVECVQHI, encoded by the exons ATGACGAAGACGCAGAATGTGTCAGATCATTTTCACGATGCTTCAGTTCCTATAGACGGCATGCCAAGGGAGCTTATAGAAACATCTATCAACAAGGAAGTGGACGCCGATTTACCCCCGAGTCAGAATTTTGGGACTTTCGCTACAACCAAGTTCGATCCAGCGATATCAAGGCTAGTTCTCCAAAGCGTTTCTCGCAACCAGGCATGTGTGGAAGAGTACCCATCTATAGCCCG GTTCCAGCAGCGATGCGTCTCGATTCTGGCCAACATGTGGAATGCGCCTTCGGCCGATTCTGCTTGGGGAATTGCCACGACAGGATCAAGCGAAGCAGTCCTACTTGCCGGCCTAGCTTTCAAACATCGCTGGCTGCTCATGCACACGCATCAGCCTCAGACTAATATGAACGTGATCATTGGTGACAACGCACATCTTTGTGTCAGGAAATTCGCAGATTATTTTGACGTCGAGGCCAGAGCTGTGCCCGTGAATGAGCAGTCGGGATTCGTATTCGACGTTGACCAACTCAGGGACAAACTCGACAGGAATACAA TCGGTGTGTTCCTTACACTTGGAAGTACCTACACGGGTCATTTCGATCCCGTCGAGAGAGTCTGCAAAATTCTTGATGAATTCGAGCTTCAGACAGGCCACAACATCCCAGTTCATGTTGATGCTGCCAGTGGTGGCTTCATAGCCCCGTTTACATCTGGTAATGAAAGGTTTTTATGGGACTTCCGTCTGCGTCGGGTGGCCTCCATCAATACCTCAGGGCATAAATTTGGCCTGACACCACTTTGTGTTGGTTGGTTGCTATGGAGAGATAAGTCCCATATCCCAAAGAGTCTGCTTCGCGAGTCGTCGTATCTTCGTGGCACGCAGACTGCCTTTACGCTCAGTTTCTCCAGGTCGGCAATGCCCATCACTGCTCAGTACTTCAACTTCTACAGCAAGGGGATGAATGGATATAGAGCGCATGTGAATGATTCTTTGATAAAAGCACAAGTTCTCAGCGAAAGGTTGGAAAGTACTGGCTATTTCACATGTTTGAGCGACATTCATCGCAAAGCCCGTCGGAGCAAGACTATGTGCGACTCGCATGCCCGGGAGTCCGATTCATTCAACCCGGGACTTCCGATCGTCGTTTTCAGATTACTCCCTGATGTAAAGAAGAGACATGCGGACTTGACGCTCTCTGTTATCAGCGATGTCTTGTACGATATGAATATTTCGATTCCTA GTTTTACGCTTTCGGGCTGGGGATTCAATGGAGAGGATATTGAAGTCATGAGAATTGTGGTGCGCGAGGAGTCCACGGCTGATGAGATGGCAAATATTCTCCGACATTTGCTCGATGCCGTGAAAAGATTGGCAAGCAAGGATGTGGAATGCGTTCAACATATTTAG
- a CDS encoding putative MFS-type transporter, with product MSSIDGSTMPNSRPLSKEEIDRPDDLPSGPGGAGEPDVNGPPSAFSSTFHEALFILIVGLSQLFSVGGLGNAAFSMEEIGRALNVTSNGQMSWFLAAYSLCGGVFVLVTGRLGDHFGHKYVFMFGWLWMALWSLISGFAKDVILFDIARGMTGIGNGALVPNSFALLARAFPPFSVKKNISFAFLGFCAPSGYIFGGLIGAAFAEKVTWRWGFWFWAIGCLVLGVATYFVIPHSVGSPVPGLSLKQFDYLGSALGVSGLILFSFAWSQASVVGWQEPYVYALLIVGILLIVAFVFSQSRVKSPVLPNSLWTRKGFSPVVTAMAFGWMSFGIFLYYTTIFILTIHNAQPLTAVAQMVPLVIGGMFATASVGIFIAKVPAQYIFGVSMFSFFIGNLLMSFANYSNVYWAFIFPACLLVVGGPDLSFASSGILISNAVLPEEQGVAGSFISTVVQYSISIGLGIAATVEAHTNNNGQDVIRGYRGALWLGIGFAAIAFFIVVAFIRDSRFDEKESDKLTAGSTAGSTEGAFEKSSDNGDA from the coding sequence ATGTCTTCCATCGACGGATCCACGATGCCTAATAGCAGGCCCCTGAGCAAAGAGGAAATTGACCGACCCGACGATTTGCCCTCGGGACCGGGCGGTGCTGGCGAACCCGACGTGAATGGGCCTCCTTCCGCCTTTTCATCAACCTTCCACGAAGCCCTCTTCATTCTCATCGTCGGCTTATCGCAGCTGTTCTCCGTGGGTGGCCTTGGAAATGCCGCTTTCTCGATGGAAGAGATTGGCCGGGCGCTGAATGTCACCAGCAATGGACAGATGTCCTGGTTCTTGGCCGCATACTCTCTGTGTGGTGGTGTCTTTGTCTTGGTGACTGGACGACTGGGTGACCACTTCGGCCACAAGTATGTCTTCATGTTCGGATGGTTGTGGATGGCTCTCTGGTCTTTGATCAGCGGCTTTGCCAAGGACGTGATTCTCTTCGATATCGCTCGCGGCATGACTGGTATCGGTAACGGTGCACTAGTCCCCAACTCCTTCGCCCTCCTCGCGCGTGCATTCCCGCCATTCTCGGTCAAGAAGAACATCTCCTTCGCTTTCCTGGGCTTCTGCGCACCCTCGGGGTACATCTTCGGTGGACTCATCGGCGCTGCCTTTGCGGAGAAAGTCACTTGGCGATGGGGTTTCTGGTTCTGGGCCATTGGCTGTCTCGTCCTCGGCGTCGCGACCTATTTCGTGATCCCTCACAGCGTGGGTTCGCCCGTCCCGGGACTCAGCCTCAAGCAGTTTGACTACCTCGGGTCCGCTCTCGGCGTGTCTggtctcatcctcttctcctttgccTGGAGCCAAGCTTCCGTGGTAGGCTGGCAAGAGCCGTACGTCTACGCGCTTCTCATTGTCGGAATTCTCTTGATCgttgcttttgttttctcgCAATCGCGCGTTAAGTCTCCCGTTCTCCCCAACTCGCTCTGGACCCGCAAGGGCTTCTCTCCCGTCGTCACGGCCATGGCGTTTGGCTGGATGTCCTTTGGCATCTTCCTCTACTACACGACCATCTTCATTCTGACCATCCACAACGCCCAGCCACTCACGGCTGTCGCGCAGATGGTCCCGCTGGTCATTGGCGGTATGTTTGCGACTGCCTCGGTCGGTATCTTCATCGCCAAGGTCCCCGCGCAGTACATCTTCGGAGTCTCCATGTTCTCGTTCTTCATCGGTAACCTGCTCATGAGCTTTGCCAACTACTCGAATGTCTACTGGGCTTTCATCTTCCCCGCGTGTCTGCTCGTGGTCGGTGGACCAGATCTGTCCTTCGCTTCGTCGGGAATTCTCATCTCCAACGCGGTCTTGCCCGAAGAGCAGGGTGTCGCAGGCTCGTTCATCTCCACCGTCGTGCAGTACTCCATCTCGATTGGTCTGGGCATTGCCGCCACTGTTGAGGCTCATACAAACAACAATGGCCAGGATGTCATCCGTGGGTACCGTGGTGCGCTCTGGCTCGGTATTGGCTTTGCGGCCATCGCCTTCTTCATTGTGGTCGCTTTCATCCGCGATAGCCGGttcgatgagaaggagagcGACAAGCTTACCGCGGGTAGCACTGCGGGCAGCACGGAGGGTGCCTTTGAGAAATCTTCTGACAACGGCGATGCTTGA